A genomic region of Dreissena polymorpha isolate Duluth1 chromosome 4, UMN_Dpol_1.0, whole genome shotgun sequence contains the following coding sequences:
- the LOC127880138 gene encoding uncharacterized protein LOC127880138 produces the protein MSTADSEEPGSVTHDRREPSEEPASLSHDRREPNPQESMSTADSEEPGSLTHDRREPSEEPASLTHDRREPSEEPASLTHESMSTAASEGPASLTHDEMRQPNPQGTGTRKGMKRKWASEENICFMNFFRDELREKKMPSGSKIMGSLKILTGRTVAQIRARVHNIIMEKQKWKKNC, from the exons atgtcaactgctgacagtgaagagccaggcagtgtgacccatgataggagggagccaagtgaagagccagccagtctgagccatgatagaagggagccaaatcctcaag agtccatgtcaactgctgacagtgaagagccaggcagtctgacccatgataggagggagccaagtgaagagccagccagtctgacccatgataggagggagccaagtgaagagccagccagtctgacccatg agtccatgtcaactgctgccagtgaagggccagccagtctgacccatgatgaaatgaggcagccaaatcctcaag ggacagggacaagaaaaggaatgaaacgaaagtgggccagcgaagagaacatatgtttcatgaacttttttagagatgaattaagagaaaaaaaaatgccatctggctcaaaaataatggggtccctaaaaatacttaccggaagaacagtggcccagataagggcaagggtccataacattattatggaaaaacaaaaatggaaaaagaattgttga